From Vanrija pseudolonga chromosome 1, complete sequence, a single genomic window includes:
- the gar1_1 gene encoding D-galacturonate reductase codes for MSVPTEFKLNNGTTIPAVGLGTWKSEPGQVTQAVEHAIKSGYKHIDGALCYGNEAEVGAGIKASGVDRKDLFITSKLWCTYHDRVEEGLNQTLKDLGTDYLDLYLIHWPVRTVENGTNKLFPVKEDGSRNIDREWDQGKTWAQMEAVLASGKVKAIGVSNFSELYLERLSKTWKVVPAVNQVELHPYNPQHSLKKYCESKGIKLQAYSPLGSNDSPLHAEPVLVEIAAKHNVAPATVLISYQVNRGVVVLPKSVTPKRIEDNLKVIKLDADDLAKLDGLAAAGKQQRVVSPPWGTDLGFVDWFGPDNKNAPAGTVLESKGETF; via the exons ATGTCTGTTCCTACCGAGTTCAAGCTCAACAACGGCACCACCatccccgccgtcggcctcggcacgtGGAAGTCGGAGCCCGGACAGGTCACCCAGGC cgtcgagcacgccatCAAGTCGGGCTACAAGCACATTGACGGTGCCCTCTGCTACggcaacgaggccgaggtcggcgccggcatcaAGGCATCGGGCGTTGACCGCAAGGACCTTTTCATCACCTCGAAGCT CTGGTGCACGTACcacgaccgcgtcgaggagggcctgAACCAGacgctcaaggacctcggcaCCGACTACCTCGACCTGTACCTCATCCACTGGCCTGTCCGCACCGTCGAGAACGGCACCAACAAGCTCTTCCCCGTCAAGGAGGACGGCTCGCGCAACATTGACCGCGAGTGGGACCAGGGCAAGACGTGGGCGCAGATggaggccgtgctcgcctcgggcaaggtcaaggcgaTTGGCGTGTCCAACTTCTCTGAGCTctacctcgagcgcctgAGCAAGACGTGGAAGGTCGTCCCCGCCGTCAACCAGGTCGAGCTGCACCCTTACAACCCGCAGCACTCGCTCAAGAAGTACTGCGAGTCCAAGGGCATCAAGCTGCAGGCGTACTCGCCTCTCGGATCCAACGACTCGCcgctgcacgccgagcccgtgctcgtcgagatcGCCGCCAAGCACAACGTCGCCCCCGCGACCGTGCTCATCTCGTACCAGGTCaaccgcggcgtcgtcgtcctccccaAGTCGGTCACGCCCAAGCGCATCGAGGACAACCTCAAGGTCatcaagctcgacgccgacgacctcgccaagctcgacggcctcgccgccgccggcaagcagcagcgcgtcgtctcGCCCCCCTGGGGCACCGACCTCGGCTTTGTCGACTGGTTCGGCCCCGACAACAAGAACGCGCCCGCCGGCACCGTTCTCGAGTCCAAGGGTGAGACGTTTTAG
- the SGF29B gene encoding SAGA-associated factor 29 B, with amino-acid sequence MSRARIVNGRLAAGADNEQAMTQAWHQIVDTLRRLPSAAAGRTGNDDDRKAAILEKETLDLALERLEYLIELRKGGNAQTTTETLTPRVSPAPGDGLMTPPSGGGLKRKRRPSAGVSASPAPAPVAPQSTESVLSSIPSPLAGGRAGTPLSSREPKQRRIDIADQLPLRAGRRIAAKSKTEEEWILAMVRKTIGGDKTRYEVQDADDGTKWVTSLRSIIPLPDREAPPGSSSHPSNLEDFPRGSSVLALYPDTTSFYQATVVSAPLPGTGMGLGVRGGNGRADPGAKAGVYRLSFVDDGDNVPEVDRDLVVLLPKDK; translated from the exons ATGTCCCGCGCACGTATCGTcaacggccgcctcgccgccggcgcagacAACGAGCAAG CCATGACACAAGCCTGGCACCAGATTGTCGACACGCTCCGGCGGCTGCCGAGTGCCGCGGCGGGGAGAAcaggcaacgacgacgaccgcaaGGCGGCCATCCTGGAGAAGGagacgctcgacctcgcgctcgagcggctcgagtACCTCAtcgagctgcgcaagggcGGCAACGCGCAAACAACAACCGAGACGCTCACGCCCCGCGTGTCCCCCGCGCCAGGCGACGGGCTGATGACCCCGCCGTCGGGCGGGGGGCTGAAGCGCAAGCGGCGGCCAAGTGCGGGGGTCAGCGCGagccccgcgccggcgcccgtcgcgccgcagaGCACCGAGAGCGTGCTCTCGTCcatcccctcccccctgGCCGGCGGACgggccggcacgccgctgtCCTCGCGCGAGCCAAAGCAGCGCAGAATCGACATTGCCGAccagctgccgctgcgggcCGGCAGACGCATCGCCGCCAAGTCCAAGACGGAGGAGGAGTGGATCCTCGCCATGGTCCGCAAGACGATCGGCGGCGACAAGACGCGGTACGAGGTgcaggacgccgacgacgggacCAAGTGGGTGACGTCGCTGCGGAGTATCATCCCCCTGCCGGACCGcgaggcgccgccgggcAGCTCGAGCCACCCGAGCAACCTCGAGGACTTTCCCCGCGGCTcgagcgtgctcgcgctgTACCCCGACACGACGTCATTCTACCAGGCGACAGTCGTGTCCGCCCCGCTGCCGGGCACGGGCatgggcctcggcgtgcgcggcggcaacgggcgcgccgacccgggcgccaaggccggcgtgTACAGGCTCTCgtttgtcgacgacggcgacaacgtcCCCGAGGTGGACAGGGATCTCGTCGTCTTG CTGCCCAAGGACAAGTAG